The nucleotide window GTGACAAGTTTATTTTAAACTAACTTAGAGTACTTAAGTAGAATTTAAGGTTTGTGAAtcttaaacaacagtttcatACTGTGATGGACACATGGGAAGTTaattcttattttattaattaaaataatcaaatattaaaattaaaaatattctttttttcatttctttgtttttttatttaatatttttatttttattccatAATTAAATAATCAAACAAAGCTATAAGAAAGTTGAAACTCGAGGATCATGACTAAACACCGAGGTGGCGAGGAGGCAATAAATATGTAACATCTCGTGCGGtaaggaaaaataatttattattgaaGGCAGGGCAACTTGATCAAATAGGGGGTAAGAATGAACTGAGTCatatattaaaattgaaataagtgaaactaatcattagaggcgccttttggtagaatTGCCTAGAGAGTTAGAAGAATTCCAggattaagcgtgctcgcttgagagaatcCTAGTATGGGCGATCTTCTAGAAAGTTTTtcattctacctatgggacaaaaccgtaagGCTCAGGATGGAGTAGACAAAAGCGGACAATTCATCTAGTGATTGGAGTAGAGGTGTTACAAAATATACAGAGTGTTTGGTTTGGTTCTATCATAAATTTTAGagttaatttcaaataaattatttatagctagaatttatttgaaatgaattatgatatAACTTAAAATGTAGACATTAATTGAATTTTATATAAttcatatttaagtataattttagaattaaattcatttatcattattttttaaattacctttaaaaataaaattaaaaactatAATTTTTTACATAACAAACATATAAAaccaattaataatataataagaaatataaaataaatttacatattcCATAATACAAGagattatataacaatataaataGTTTCATTATTAAGTGcacaataattttaaatattagaaagttaaaaaaaatataaaatattttatactaATAGTGATATTAATGTTACTTTTGTATTTTAAACAATAATATAAAGTATTTAAGTAGAATTTAAGGTTTGTGAATCTTAAAAAAGAGTTTCATACTGTGATGGACACATGGGcagttaatttttattaaatttgtttttACCATTTAAGTAGAAccgaaaatctttttaataaaaatattttaatataatatattattatgtaaattttatgagatttattttaaatttcttcaaatttaataaaaattaattcttaaatatgaccaatttttaaaattgaattttatttttttaaaatactcaTGAATTTCACGATAATTTTGTGTTTTGGAACTCAACCAAACAAGCTCGTGATGTCCTTGAAAGGAGAACCAGATCGAGTCACATCGCTATCGCCATGTTTATAGAAGGGAAGCACAATCCTAATCTACCTGCCAACTTCAAGAAGATATTGCTGTTCAATTGAAGAAGCTTGTTGCTAGTGGCAAGCTTGTTAAGGTTAAAAACTCCTTTAAGCTCCCTCCCAAGATTACTTTTGTCTCTGAACGAAGAACAGCAAAACAGAGATGAATAAAGTATAGAGGAAGAAAAACAAGAAGATTGGAGATGGCAATTGATTTATCAAATATGTGGTAATGAGTATAGCCTCAACCCATAATGTATTTGGAAGATTTGACTATAATAGCAAGGCTCTAGCAACCTGTAGTAGGTGTTTATGCTTGCAAGTGGCAACCTGTAGTAGTAGCAACCACCCCATTTTGTTGAGGGGTGTGAGGACATGACCTTTGATGAAGAATTTCAGGATTCTAAAACAAAAATCGACCCATTTTGTTGAGGGGTGTGAGGACATGACCTTTGATGAAGAATTTCAGGATTCTAAAACAAAAATCGACAAGAGAAATTAACAAATTCTGAACCGTTATCTGAATGAATAGATTTGAACTTCTTCTTGCTGGCATTGAGTATCAACTTAGATTTAGGAACATTTTAAGATGTGTGAAGGTTAGAGTTTTATCCCCTAGTAAGAAGGTCCATGTTGCCCTGCTAAAATCACTGATCCAGAAAGCGACGGTTAAGGCAGCTAAGAAATAGGGAAGTCGTGCGTGCTTGTTGAGTTATTTTATTGTATAGAATATGTAAATTTGGCACTTTGGGGTTTAACAGTGCAAATACAATTGAATGAAATcggattttctctctttttctctggtAATTTTGTTCcagttatttattatttattttttttaattttttttttcaattactaACAAGCTTCTCCAATTGAATAAGCACATACTCGGTTCACAAAATTAGAATTCACGAGTTAAAAGAATTTGAGGCTGGGTTTTTCAAAACTGGATCACTTCAAGCTACAAGTGTTTGCAGATGGCGGGTTTTCAATCATTTGAATTGCCATTTTGAGCTCTAATTGCAGGGCAGATCTCGAAGGGGCCAAGATGATATCTTTCCAAACCGTGCCGGATTCGTATATTGGGGAAGGGTCAGAATAAAGCTCGTAGATAGATTCTGCATCAGAGTTTATACTGCTCACATTTGTCAAGCATTTGATATCTACTGGATCAATTAGCAACTTGCTGTCTGCGTCTTTCCTCGCTATCAACTGCATTTTATACCAAACAAAAGTGAGCGTACATTGTTGTGTTAAGCATTTCCAGAAATCAGTGTAGAGTAGAATCAAACTAGAAAATGAGGGCTTAGATTTTGTTGAAATGTAGAGCATAAAAGGCCCATTTCTTGAAATCTTACCGTAGGTGGTCCTCCCACTGCATTGGTGCAATATAGCCTGGCATTGTCAACAAGTTCGCAGTATCTTGGAAATGCAGCAGCAAATCTCTGGTGGGACTTCAACTGTGAACCAACCCTCACAGCTCTTCTGGTTATTATGGCTCTCCTGTTCaaattcccaaaaaaaaaaaaaaaaaaacaattccaATTGGATTCTCTGTAAAATATATTCCTACTCCATGTagaaaatgacaatgtttagattTAAACCTGATGCCTCTAACAACAGCAAGATAAGCATCACAAACAACTCCAACCATCTCTATCCTGTATGGTTTCCTTTCCTGAATTTCATCTTCCTCTCTTTCCCAGTAATTTTCAATAATGGTTCCATCCTCAACCACCTTGTATCCGATTCCCATTCGATACCTGTTTTTGTGCACGTTACGTGCCATTGCAATCGTCTGGTCAACAAAAGGCTCCCATGAGAGTGTACCATCCATGATCACATCTCTACCTTCGTTCAACGCAGTAACTAGCAGAGATGATGCAGCATCAGTTGATGATTGGTGCACCTAATGCATATAAACAAGATTACTCAGTGCGAAATTTAACACCTTATAAGCAGGAGAAAGAGAATGAGAGAGAGATGCAGTACGTACCAATTCAGCTGTTTGAAGCAAGTCATCGTGATGACCCATAGCGCTTATGGCTCTGTAAATAACATCTGATTCTTTAAATGCATCAGCCTCTACTATTACCGGTGCTGCTCCTGACCAGAATGACCTGCCAAATTATCAATCTAACATTATTTATTCaatattcataaaaataaatattatttatagtGGGGATCGATAAATGTActctttgagaatttctttgatgACAGTGCTCTTGCCAGCACCCATACCACCACCCATAAGGAGAAGCACCGGACTTCTCTCACTCAGGGCCATCGGCACCATCAAATCTGAACTCTGTGAATCACCCTTGCCGATTGCTTTCATCTCCTCCACCAGCGTAGAGAATACCCTTGTCACCTTTAAGTCCTTGGTCACCCTATCAAATCTTTGTTTCCTACCAAATCAAATAGTGCCAGAAAAAATCCAATTGATTAGTTACAAAAGAAAGAACAAAttataacatttttttttatgaattatgcaagttctaattattattattacctaATTAAAGAAATTATTCAGAGCAgtaatacaataaataaatcatttaaattaagCGGTGGGTTTGTCACTCTTTTTGGTAAAATTTGTTAGGGGATCACAAGGCTACACCTCATAAATTCCCAGAATAATGTACTTTGTAGTTGGTAGTACTACAAGAtcgatcttaaaaaaaaaaaaaatcactagaTTTTATAACCAACTGGATTCTACGTGGAATGATTTCTTACAATATTTCAATTTGCTATAGAAGGCATCGAGGAAAGGGTAAATTACATAATATACTATTAATGAACAAGAGCGTAAATGATAATGATGCAATATTTGCTACACACTATAATAAAAGATATTGCAGATATAAAGAAGAAGCTTTAATTACCTTGTGGCTGCCATTACAAAGTCTTTCAGCTTTGGCTTCTTCTCTGATTCATCGTTGATCACCTGCCATAATTGGCTTATAATCGTTTAGCTTATCATTGATTCAAGGATAGTGATGAAAGATGATGGATGAATTATATGTGTACCTGAGTGATCAAATGAGAAACCTGAGTCCAATGGAAGGCAAAGTAACAGAGGATGCATCTTTCAAACTCTTCTATAAGCTTCACATACAGAGACTCTGCCTTAGCTTCATTAGCAAAATATTCGTAGATGTTAGCCTCACAATCCTTGGATTTCCTTAAATAATCATAAGCCAACTTGCATAGCCGTGCACACTCATTTGGATCTGTAAATCCCAGTTGCCTAGCTGCACCACAATCGAAACATATCACTCTCTCTTCTTCTCAAGAATACAAAGAAACAagaaagaagagaagggagaatcTTTTTCGTGTAATCACCAACATAGTGAGAGAATCTTTCAAGATTTCCAACACGACCAGATTCTGTCCTGTCCAGCTTTGGGATGATGTTTAGTGCATCCCTTCTAGCTTTCGACCTTTTCCGGAAATATTTTGTAGCAGCGGCGGTGGCAATCCCCAAGAAGGAGGCAACGAGAACCCGAGTGAGGATGACCTTTCCATGCCCGTAACCTGAAGAACAGAGTAAAGAAGTCTTTGTTATTGATACAAATGGCTCTGTGTAAAAGAcaaattaagagagagagagagagagagagtgaggaggCTCACCATGCTGCATCTTGTTGAATTGGGAAATGGATTTCTAGATGACTTTACTGGTTAGACTAACAGCATCATTATTTGTTGTAGCAAGTGGGTTTCTGTAAATAGCCTTTCCCATAACAGAcaaaaatggatttttttttgcCCAAAAACACCATAGCTATCTTCACGATTAAAATGAACGCGAATAGcaatattaattcattaaataaataaataaatcatgagTACATGGAAGTTTCAAATGTGAACAGAGACATTTTTATTTAAGTGGAGAAACCATGTGCAGTAATTTTGATTTGTATAATCAATATTCTTGATTAGTGCTTTGTTAAACCATGATTAAATAATTGGTACACTTAACTTGATTTCAAGTTAAATAATTAACCTTTAATTATGTTTCCTATGCTTTTTTTATTCAatggaaattttaataaattaaataataattaataaataaattatataataagaaataatacaTTAATAATTGATGAGttatgtaataaaaaataattattttttaaataatttccatAATATGATAAATGTCATACTTATCAAATGAAGAGATTTGAATTCCATGAAGATTTATAGCATGACCATGTCtatatttttttttccctctAGAATGATTGTCTTTATGCGGGTGTAGATTATAATGGATTGTAGTTGATTTGACTTGATGTATGCTTTAGCTTTCACAACAACGATGGGTACATATGCACCTTTATCTATGAAGCTGTAAATCTcatctttatatttttatattataattatatgatacactaaaataatgcaaaattttaattgacttgGTGTACTCTATAATTTGTCAGCTTATGCACACTAGACCTCGGCCATTGGATCAACTGTAAACCGTTTGATTTCAATTTCCTTCCTATAAAACAATCTACTATAGCAAAATATACACACCATTTATATAGATACGGTTGAATTCTTTTTGCATTTTGAGAATCCTGGTTCTCTGTATTCAAATTGTGAACGGCTACAGGCTGTTAACCCTTTTAGggcctgtttggtttaactgttgaatacaactgatagctgttagctgatagctgttactgttagctgatagctgatgatagctgttttatgttaagtgtttggtaaaattatatttagctgttgctgttgatatgtgaaatgactaataagggtatatatcatataatttattttattatttaaataaatataaaattataaatttattatattatatttaatatataattattaaattaatatattatattatttaaataaatatataattattaatcttttatattatatcatttattttattattgaaataagaaaataattattttttaagataattaaataattttaaaaatataaataaaataataaaataattattattgttaatagaaaaatttataattaattttaagtttttagatataaataaatattttatattttatgttattaataaaaaatattttatcaaaattaaaatacgttaattaaaatattaaaatttaaaataaaaaataaaaatattaataatattaattttctaattaaataaaaaaggataatatggtcaaaataaaaaataaaaccaaatcagctatcagctgatgagaaacagctctaaaaatagagctgatacaaactgcagctgatgggtatcatatcagttgcccatcagctatcagctctatttttttgaGCTTGCCAAACACTATATTTtacctgtttgggtgtctatcagctatcagctgcatccaacaggtaaaccaaacacccccttagTCTCAATATAAACAGGATTGAATTCAAATGATCATACGCAAAACAGCTGAAATCCATCAATCGAGACAGCATATATCAGGGAATATGGACTTTGAAGAGGCACTGTTAAAAACATATGTTCTGAAACGTTCGTTTGTTACAGGTATGTCGTTGAGTCGGTAACTTGGTGGCTGAGTCTTTATCTCGTAATGCAAGAAGATAGGCTGGTAGACCTATTTGCATCCCTCACCCAAAAAGGGGAAAAACAGAAAAGGTAAGGCAGCAGATGGTGCAGCAGCAACACCACTTAATCACAAGGTCTATATACATTCACCAAGCAGAGAACTTCCATCTCATTTGAATtcaagataaataaaaaattcaaataaaaggaaataaaatataaacTTTATCTACGAAGAACAAACATTGCTCACCTTTGGCATCGCTTCTAACTTTACATTTGTATAAGAAGCGACTCCAAACTCATCTGCAATTGAGTTATGCCTAAAATCCTAACATTTTCTTCTCTTCAACTTTCAATCTTAAATCTTCTTTGGAAGGCAACTTGCCACCACTCCTTGAGGTAGCAGCCCACCACGCCACAAGCTCATCCTGCAAAATGCAGAGATGGATTCAGCCACAAGTTCAAGAAAAGATAAGCTGCAAGCAATAATTAAACACATGTCCCCACCACACCCAACCCCCCACAACACCACACCTCCGGCCCACCACGCCCACCACCCCACCCCCCCTCTTTCCTTGCTTACATTAATGTCTTATCAACTTAGAAAACTTTTTCCTAGATGAAAATAAAATAGCCATATAAATTTATTGCAGTGGATGAAAGGGTTTGAGCTCATAAATTCTAACAGAAATAAATTGATCATAGTTCATTTTCAAGCTATTAGTTTAGACAACATAAATTCACAGTGAGCATTTGAAACAACATGCCAGAAAATCTAGTCTGATTTTTACCTCAAGGAAATCATGGTTGGAGACATATTGACTTTCAACTAGACATTTGATTCCACCAAGGTTGACACCAATagattttttggatttatgtGGTGAACTCTCCATTTGTGCTCCTGTGCActcaaacaaagaaaaaaaattgctaAATGAGCCACTGTGAAACACTAGCAGCACTGATGGTGTGCCATCTGAATGAAATATTTTGAtaggaaatgtgaaaatcatcTACCAATTCAATACAGAATGTACGATTTTAGCCATACCAATAATGCAAGCTACATAATATCCAGTTTCCCCAAGTCCCTCTTTCCACTTCCCAAGACGCAAGCGCAAGAAGAAACCATCAAGATGTGGGAGTGGCATGTGGGAGTTTGTCCATCTGATGCCCATGCAACATAGAATAATCAGTAAGAGATTAGAAGAGATTTATTGAGatcagtttaaaatgcaaaaacgAAATTATTTCAGAAGGTtctagaaaataaaaggaaatgagACTTGATGTTGCTGGAGCATCCCAATATTTGAGTTAGTACATATTTAGGTACTAATATGTCAAGTCTGCGTCACCCAGGCGATTGAAGCTTTAGCATCGTATTGACAGTTTATCAACTCTTTTCATTAGCAATGTATTTCTCCCACAACAGACACTCTGAGTAATTCGGATTGTAAATTCAACTGCCTGGTATATGTGTAAAAATGCATGGTATCTATTGAACAGACGTAAAGCAATGCCATCTTATCTGGTTGTCTTAAAATAAACAGAAAGATCAATATAATCACGTATGATACAAACAATTTCAGGAGGGAAAAAAACTAACCAAGGCTTACCATTTTGGAATTTGTTTTAGAGTGAAATGTCATTTAATGCTTACAAGCTAATTGCTAGGTAAAGTTCTCAAAAATTGGTATGGAAAATGAGTTTACCAAGGAAAGATTGATTAATATGAATTGCTTACTTGAGAATATCTGTTCGGGACAAACGAAGCTTTCTTATGGCATCAAAGATTCCCTTTGGTACTTCAGAAATCTGGCCCTTGCCAGATTCACATAAAGGTGCCAGTAGGTTTTCTTTCAACTTTTTCTCCCTGGAACTTGAAGCAATTTCTTTGCCAACAAATTTTacattcaattttatttttccaGAATTAACAGCTTCATTCAATTTCCAGGTCAAATTCAGATTTTTCTCCATTGCAGAATCATTCCTGTCACAAACTGCAAGTGGACCAGCAGTAGTATCTTTTATCCTTGTATTGTCTTCATTTCTTGCATTAAACTCCATTTTGCTAGGACCGCATTGGTTGACCAAAGAAGCATCACATTCTGCTTGATTCCTTACTCTTGAACATGCACCAGGACATGCAACAGCCCAATGGTTGAGCTGAAAGCATCTGATACACACACAAGTCAATTCTTTTACCCCattatatgaattaatatttcTCAGAAGATCTTCAAGCTCAGTATCAGTTATCCCTGAACATTCTTGCAAATGGTGACCCTTTATGCCACAAAAAAGGCAGGTCATGATTGCATGAGCTGGTTCATCTGATGGAGCAAAGTGGTTGAGGGCGTCCAGTCTCCCAGCAAAGACAGAAGCCATTGCCTCCGAATTTTTGAATCTTGGGGCAGGTATGATAGGTTTCAGTTTATACATGGACTTCTCATCATGGAGTCCTTTGATTTTAGAGGAACCAAATGAAGAGTCAGTAGCAGTACCACTATTTCCCTCATGCTGAGGCTCTTCATTTTCATGCTCATCAAAAGAAACAAGAGGGTTCAGCATTTGAGGTTTCTGCCTCCGGCCATCAGAAGAGCAGTCGAGAGCCTCACCAGTACTTCTTTTGGAAGGATCCTGGTTCAACAAAGGACCAGACTTTTTTGGAGAAAACCGAGCTATCAACAAACTTTCCAATGGGTCACCTTTGTGACCAAACTTACAGGCTATCTTTCCTTCAAATGGTggttcagaatcaattttctcaatACTGTATGTCTTATGTTTACCCTGAGAAGAATTGGAGCCTGTTCCATCTTTCTCATTATCAGTTGCCAAATTGCATGAATTTTTGTTCACTGTAGAGTTACTCCTGTTATTTTCCTGAATGTCAGCAAAGTTCATAGATAAATCTTTAGAATTGATCACTGGACTAGCTTGATTGCCAGATGCAGACTCATTGAACCTATCATTTGATGGCAGAAACCGTTTGTAAACATTACCGGTCACCATACGACAAGCTATTGGAGTAGCATTCAAGTCACATATCTTATTATCCAGCTCATGTTCTTTCAATCCTTCTGTTGGATGATCAACATTCAACGCAGCAGCTTCTTGAGTAGTTGTCTTTCGGCAATACAAAGACTGAAAAATGGATTGAAATCCTATAGTTCTGCACCCAGGATCTTTGTTTCTATTGCATGTGATAAGATCCTGATCAGGATTCTCATGTCCATGATTGCAATTTGCAAGGGTAGGAGAAAGAGAAGGTACCTCACCTTCACTTGATTTCGAGAAACCCTTCATCATGTTTGAGATCCAATTCATGAATGAGCTATCTTGTGTAATGATTGATGAAGAACTGGGACCTTCTTGGATTTGCCTTTTTACTCTTTTGCTTCCTACAATCAATTGTTGCTCAAAGTTCCATCCCCGTTTTCCTGTTGAAAATAGCCCAGTGCTGTTACAGCTTTCAACACTCTCATGGCTTCCATCCTCCTCATTCAACGTCATTTCATTTGCATCTCCATCAGATAAGGCCTTACACTTGCCTTTCTTATCCCTTTTGATTGTGCTGTTAGTGGGAGACTGTTTAACTACCAGAGTCTTGTCTGTAGGTGGTAACTCATCATCCAGCTGAGTGTTATTTTCAACTCTATCAGCAGATTCCAATGTTACAATCTTAGTTGTCAGACCATAAACATTTTCACCAAGTGGAATTTCTAAATCATTCTCAGCAGTTGACTCCAATTTTCCCAAAGGAAAAATTCCAGGAGGGCTCATGACAATTGTATTTTTGCATTCTTTTCCGAAAACTGAAGTTGATTCCGCGTGTCCTTTTCCTGCATTCTGCATTTTAGTATCGTGAGCTTCACATTCTTTCACGCCATGAATTTCAGAGGCCAAAACAATTTCCATTCCAAATGCATGATTTCCATCACCGACATTTGTAAAGCTGCCAGTAGGTTCCTTTTGATCATTTTGTGCCACTTCCAGCCCAGGCCCGTCTGTTTCAATTGACAAAAGAAGAAATCAATGCCATTTCAAGTCACGTGAGCGAAAATCAAAAGGTGAAGCTACATTATTTTCTGATACTAAGAATCTAAGACAAATATAAGAAGAACAAAAACAAATCTTAGCTTGCTTTACATCAGAGGCAAACTGCTTGAAAAAATAATACCAAAATCTAGCATAGCTATTGCATTAGTAGCAATTTAGGGACTCGAGAGAATTTTTTCTCTATTACTGAAAGTATAAAGCTCTCATTCAACTTAGTCCATTTTCAGAACAATATGAATAATTAATTTCCGAACAAGGAAGTGTTTTTACTACTCCAGCAACAAGAACTGTTCGGCCCATCTATAGTTACCATATGGATAGGTTTCCTACAATGCTACACAAAATTGCAAAGATAGCATAATGCAAATTTGTCTTCTCTTGTCCCATGTATTTCAGCCATTTGAAGATTGACTGAATCACACATATTTCACCTTTATTATTGCTTGGATCCTCCCTCTGTAGACAAGAAATGTCCACTGCATTTTTCATTTCCTCCGCCTGATCAACAGTCGCAGCCAAATGAGATGTGTTCAGCAATTCAAGACACAGATTTGGAATGTACAATATTAAAATTCATAGGTTCAAACTCAGTATGGCACTTCTAATGGTATTTCAAAACAACTCATCATTACCAGTCTTGAGTTCATGACCTGATCCACTTGGTGGCATGATACCTGTAGGAAATATAGCGGAGTCATCTCCTCCTGCCACTTCACTTCCCATATTACTTGCTGCCAGAGATGCCATAAAATTTTTTTTGTTGATAGTTTTGTCAGTATTTAAGAGAGGTATATCATAACTTGATCCACTTGCCATATTGGTAGGTCCTACACCCCATAAAAGAGAGGGCTTCTTGTTGGAGAAACTTCCATCAGCATACCTAAGACTCAAACCTTTCTGGGGAGACCAAACTAGCTCGGACAGGCGGTCGGTGGCCACAAATGTCATGTCTACCCTTGAAGCTGCATTTGCACCTGCACCAGGATCCTCATTGTTCAAAATTATCTGAACGCACTGATTGGAATAACCCAGAGCAAGGCTAAAATTATGTTTTTATCATCATTCATCTTTGTTGGATAAATTCCCCAGTAGGCAATCCTGAAATGCCAACGAGGTCCAGGTCAAAGTCAGACTTCTTCATGGTGCTAAACACGAAAACTCTTCTACACAAAACATTAGAATCAATATACATTAATATGGAAGGAAAGTTTCCAAGAACAGggc belongs to Hevea brasiliensis isolate MT/VB/25A 57/8 chromosome 4, ASM3005281v1, whole genome shotgun sequence and includes:
- the LOC110673202 gene encoding calmodulin calcium-dependent NAD kinase gives rise to the protein MQHGYGHGKVILTRVLVASFLGIATAAATKYFRKRSKARRDALNIIPKLDRTESGRVGNLERFSHYVARQLGFTDPNECARLCKLAYDYLRKSKDCEANIYEYFANEAKAESLYVKLIEEFERCILCYFAFHWTQVSHLITQVINDESEKKPKLKDFVMAATRKQRFDRVTKDLKVTRVFSTLVEEMKAIGKGDSQSSDLMVPMALSERSPVLLLMGGGMGAGKSTVIKEILKESFWSGAAPVIVEADAFKESDVIYRAISAMGHHDDLLQTAELVHQSSTDAASSLLVTALNEGRDVIMDGTLSWEPFVDQTIAMARNVHKNRYRMGIGYKVVEDGTIIENYWEREEDEIQERKPYRIEMVGVVCDAYLAVVRGIRRAIITRRAVRVGSQLKSHQRFAAAFPRYCELVDNARLYCTNAVGGPPTLIARKDADSKLLIDPVDIKCLTNVSSINSDAESIYELYSDPSPIYESGTVWKDIILAPSRSALQLELKMAIQMIENPPSANTCSLK